Proteins encoded in a region of the Saccharothrix ecbatanensis genome:
- a CDS encoding o-succinylbenzoate synthase, translating to MLVYSIPMRNRFRGITVRQGVLLEGSAGWGEFCAFEDYSDAESAPWLACALESAQDGWPAPVRSRIPVNCTVPVVSAERAHAIVAASGCSTAKVKVADPGSVLASDLERVAAVRDALGPSGAIRVDANMAWDVDEAVVAIRALERAARGLEYVEQPCRTIEELAAVRRRVDVRIAADESIRRAEDPLRVAVAGAADVAVIKVAPLGGVRRALAVAEACGLPCVVSSAVETSVGMAAGLALAGALPELDFACGLGTLALLDGDVAVDSLRPVDGWLPVPAQAPAPDRFADFAADPETTDRWLTRLDRVRGVLEHAGRTF from the coding sequence GTGCTGGTCTACTCGATCCCGATGCGCAACCGGTTCCGCGGCATCACCGTTCGTCAGGGGGTGTTGTTGGAGGGGTCGGCGGGGTGGGGCGAGTTCTGCGCGTTCGAGGACTACTCGGACGCCGAGTCCGCGCCCTGGCTGGCTTGCGCCCTGGAGTCGGCTCAGGACGGGTGGCCGGCGCCGGTCCGGTCGCGGATTCCGGTCAACTGCACGGTTCCGGTGGTGTCGGCGGAGCGGGCGCACGCGATCGTGGCGGCGTCGGGGTGTTCGACGGCGAAGGTGAAGGTGGCCGATCCGGGGTCGGTGCTGGCCTCGGACCTGGAGCGGGTCGCGGCGGTGCGGGACGCTCTCGGGCCGTCGGGGGCGATCCGGGTGGACGCGAACATGGCGTGGGACGTGGACGAGGCCGTGGTGGCGATCCGCGCGTTGGAGCGGGCGGCGCGGGGGTTGGAGTACGTGGAGCAGCCGTGCCGGACGATCGAGGAGTTGGCGGCGGTGCGGCGTCGGGTGGACGTGCGGATCGCGGCGGACGAGTCGATCCGGCGGGCGGAGGACCCGTTGCGGGTGGCGGTGGCGGGGGCGGCGGACGTGGCCGTGATCAAGGTGGCGCCGTTGGGCGGGGTGCGTCGGGCGTTGGCCGTGGCCGAGGCGTGCGGGCTGCCGTGCGTGGTGTCGTCGGCGGTGGAGACGTCGGTGGGGATGGCGGCCGGTCTGGCGTTGGCGGGGGCGTTGCCGGAGCTGGACTTCGCCTGCGGGTTGGGGACTTTGGCGCTGCTGGACGGTGACGTGGCGGTCGACTCGCTGCGTCCGGTCGACGGCTGGCTCCCCGTGCCCGCGCAGGCCCCGGCACCGGACCGTTTCGCCGACTTCGCCGCGGACCCCGAGACAACCGACCGTTGGCTCACCCGTCTGGACCGGGTCCGCGGTGTGCTCGAACACGCAGGTCGCACGTTCTGA
- a CDS encoding FAD-dependent oxidoreductase, which translates to MPTTDKPSDDPTPGGTAVTPSPDDVPEVQAGTSRRRFLGALGAVTASSALLQSMTGAAPVEAAPLRRRDTPRKARNGETVLVLGAGIGGLSAARQLLDEGYDVKVLEALDRPGGRNFTARKGTKVVEVLKGGGSTVQECTFDEGLYLNLGPGRIPYHHRRVIEFCTRTGVELEPYVMENCANLWAGGFEDAAQTNRTVANDIRGHLAALLHHAIKKGKLVNELALLDADQQRRLLELLVKFGDLDRGHDYAYTGSTRAGYRKPLDMDIFPEPPPPVPLTELVDAKFWDHQFYNPIDYLWQGTMFQPVGGMDKIVDALVAELPDGVITYNAPVTAIDILDDGVRVTWRQQGQTTSAEVQHVVSNIPVPVLSGMEKSGFSTAYLKAIDYVQFDPSCKVGWQADKRFWENDEYQIYGGISWTNDIINQVWYPSNDYFGDKGTMTGAYNFDADAIKLGDMAPADRLKVARESAARLHPEFADKDIVRPNGLSIAWHHIPYQAGVSAHWNPADPSAAIVYSTLLAPDKGRFYVVGDQVSPLPGWQEGALMSAEYVVGLVTDPERRQPPVVHRVPDSRAMRP; encoded by the coding sequence GTGCCCACCACTGACAAACCCTCCGACGACCCGACGCCAGGCGGCACCGCCGTCACCCCGTCGCCGGACGACGTGCCGGAGGTGCAGGCCGGCACCTCACGTCGCCGCTTCCTCGGCGCGCTGGGCGCGGTGACGGCGTCGTCCGCGCTGCTCCAGTCCATGACGGGCGCCGCGCCGGTCGAGGCGGCGCCGCTTCGGCGGCGGGACACACCGCGGAAGGCCCGCAACGGCGAGACCGTGCTCGTCCTCGGCGCGGGGATCGGCGGCCTGAGTGCCGCTCGGCAGCTGCTGGACGAGGGGTACGACGTCAAGGTCCTGGAGGCGCTGGACCGGCCGGGTGGGCGGAACTTCACCGCCAGGAAGGGCACCAAGGTCGTCGAGGTGCTGAAGGGCGGCGGATCGACCGTGCAGGAGTGCACGTTCGACGAGGGCCTGTACCTCAACCTCGGGCCCGGCCGGATCCCGTACCACCACCGGCGGGTGATCGAGTTCTGCACGCGCACGGGTGTGGAGCTGGAGCCGTACGTCATGGAGAACTGCGCCAACCTGTGGGCCGGCGGCTTCGAAGACGCCGCGCAGACCAATCGGACCGTGGCCAACGACATCCGCGGCCACCTCGCCGCGCTGCTCCACCACGCGATCAAGAAGGGCAAGCTGGTCAACGAACTCGCCCTGCTCGACGCCGACCAGCAGCGACGCCTGCTGGAACTGCTGGTCAAGTTCGGCGACCTGGACCGCGGCCACGACTACGCGTACACCGGCTCCACCCGCGCCGGCTACCGCAAGCCGTTGGACATGGACATCTTCCCGGAGCCGCCACCGCCCGTGCCGCTCACCGAACTGGTCGACGCGAAGTTCTGGGACCACCAGTTCTACAACCCGATCGACTACCTGTGGCAGGGCACGATGTTCCAGCCGGTCGGCGGCATGGACAAGATCGTCGACGCGCTGGTCGCCGAGCTGCCGGACGGCGTGATCACCTACAACGCGCCGGTCACCGCCATCGACATCCTGGACGACGGGGTGCGCGTGACGTGGCGGCAGCAGGGCCAGACCACGTCCGCGGAGGTGCAACACGTCGTCAGCAACATCCCGGTGCCGGTGCTCAGCGGCATGGAGAAGAGCGGGTTCTCGACGGCCTACCTGAAGGCGATCGACTACGTGCAGTTCGATCCGTCGTGCAAGGTGGGGTGGCAGGCGGACAAGCGGTTCTGGGAGAACGACGAGTACCAGATCTACGGCGGCATCAGCTGGACGAATGACATCATCAACCAGGTCTGGTACCCGTCGAACGACTACTTCGGCGACAAGGGCACGATGACCGGCGCGTACAACTTCGACGCGGACGCGATCAAGCTCGGCGACATGGCGCCGGCGGACCGGTTGAAGGTGGCCCGCGAGTCGGCGGCCCGGCTGCACCCCGAGTTCGCGGACAAGGACATCGTCCGGCCCAACGGGTTGTCCATCGCGTGGCACCACATCCCCTACCAGGCGGGGGTCTCGGCGCACTGGAACCCGGCCGACCCGAGCGCGGCCATCGTCTACAGCACGCTGCTCGCGCCGGACAAGGGCCGGTTCTACGTGGTCGGGGACCAGGTGTCGCCGTTGCCGGGGTGGCAGGAGGGCGCGCTGATGTCGGCGGAGTACGTGGTGGGGCTGGTGACCGACCCGGAACGCCGGCAGCCGCCCGTCGTGCACCGGGTGCCGGATTCGCGTGCGATGCGTCCCTGA
- a CDS encoding thiamine pyrophosphate-binding protein, translating to MTQLEEPVSVQEPAAPDGAVPVQAVRDVGSGLTLGRDVIFRYLRNANVDRIFGVPGTNEIPLIDGTDVPENNIEYVPCLHENIALGAAMGYARAKDVPGVVELHVTPGIGHALGNLFNAAKSHVPLVVLCGQQHSNLLLQEPLLASDLVKVAEQYTKWSYEVRGPNELAMAMQRALKVAMAPPMGPVFLSIPWEFLIRPVQPTDGGDGRFTRIGRKFLGDLDEVAKLAKILADANAPVIVAGDGVGAANAWDEVEALAKKLGAPVYTEQLSSYMNYPNDRPEWQGELPGTQEGMRAKLGVHDVAFFCGFNAQAQLVVFDWATGPLIPKGVRQVYLHNDPWQIGKNHFGEAAVLGDIKVTLPKILEKIPGDRTFDEDRARKRREELGQLSHARTQRFEDYAGRSDRADEVIHGSDIARALRDLQRGHSGANGEVIGRLVLVNEAVSDSAALQQYVDFRAPTDYFEAQGGSLGFSMPAALGTHLALGDGATVVNIVGDGSALFYPHAWWTAAKFSMPILYIITNNHRYQTLIKGMEVVEATYGWKPSGPADYLRIDPPPKLDFVRIAASFGVERGAQVSARSALAGELVKALRVVRDERLPYVLEVMTEPEPAEMPRIDVLYAARGGDEDPFGWIGPA from the coding sequence GTGACGCAACTCGAAGAACCGGTGTCCGTCCAGGAGCCCGCGGCACCCGACGGGGCGGTGCCCGTGCAGGCCGTCCGGGATGTCGGCTCGGGACTGACGCTGGGTCGGGATGTGATATTCCGGTATTTGCGGAATGCGAATGTCGATCGCATCTTCGGTGTGCCGGGCACGAACGAGATCCCGCTGATCGACGGCACCGACGTGCCCGAGAACAACATCGAGTACGTGCCCTGCCTGCACGAGAACATCGCGCTCGGCGCGGCCATGGGATACGCCCGCGCGAAGGACGTCCCGGGCGTCGTGGAGCTGCACGTCACGCCGGGCATCGGCCACGCGCTCGGGAACCTGTTCAACGCGGCGAAGTCGCACGTTCCGCTCGTGGTGCTCTGCGGCCAGCAGCACAGCAACCTGCTGCTGCAGGAGCCGCTGCTGGCATCCGACCTGGTCAAGGTGGCCGAGCAGTACACCAAGTGGTCGTACGAGGTGCGTGGGCCGAACGAGTTGGCGATGGCGATGCAGCGGGCGTTGAAGGTCGCCATGGCGCCGCCGATGGGCCCTGTGTTCCTGTCGATCCCGTGGGAGTTCCTGATCCGGCCCGTGCAGCCGACCGACGGCGGCGACGGCCGGTTCACCAGGATCGGGCGGAAATTCCTGGGCGACCTGGACGAAGTGGCGAAACTGGCGAAAATCCTCGCGGACGCCAACGCCCCGGTGATCGTCGCGGGTGACGGTGTCGGCGCCGCGAACGCGTGGGACGAAGTGGAAGCCCTGGCGAAGAAGCTCGGCGCGCCCGTCTACACCGAACAGTTGAGCAGTTACATGAACTACCCCAACGACCGGCCGGAATGGCAGGGGGAATTGCCCGGCACGCAGGAGGGGATGCGGGCCAAGCTGGGCGTGCACGACGTCGCTTTCTTCTGCGGGTTCAACGCCCAAGCACAACTCGTGGTGTTCGACTGGGCGACCGGGCCGCTCATTCCCAAGGGCGTCCGACAGGTGTACCTGCACAACGACCCGTGGCAGATCGGGAAGAACCACTTCGGCGAAGCGGCCGTGCTCGGCGACATCAAGGTGACGTTGCCGAAGATCCTGGAGAAGATCCCCGGCGACCGGACGTTCGACGAGGATCGTGCCCGGAAGCGGCGGGAAGAGCTCGGGCAGTTGTCGCACGCCCGGACGCAGCGTTTCGAGGACTACGCGGGCCGGTCGGACCGGGCCGACGAGGTGATCCACGGTTCGGACATCGCCCGCGCGCTGCGTGACCTGCAACGTGGCCACAGCGGGGCGAACGGCGAGGTGATCGGCCGGTTGGTGCTGGTCAACGAGGCGGTCTCGGACTCGGCCGCGTTGCAGCAGTACGTCGACTTCCGCGCGCCGACCGACTACTTCGAGGCGCAGGGCGGGTCGCTCGGGTTCTCCATGCCGGCCGCCCTCGGCACCCACCTCGCGCTCGGCGACGGCGCGACCGTGGTCAACATCGTGGGTGACGGGTCGGCGCTGTTCTACCCGCACGCGTGGTGGACGGCGGCGAAGTTCTCGATGCCGATCCTCTACATCATCACCAACAACCACCGGTACCAGACGTTGATCAAGGGGATGGAGGTGGTGGAGGCGACGTACGGCTGGAAGCCCTCGGGTCCCGCCGACTACCTGAGGATCGATCCGCCGCCGAAGCTCGACTTCGTGCGGATCGCCGCGTCGTTCGGGGTGGAGCGGGGTGCGCAGGTGTCCGCGCGGTCGGCGCTCGCGGGTGAGCTGGTGAAGGCGCTGCGGGTGGTGCGGGACGAACGCCTGCCCTACGTGCTGGAAGTGATGACCGAGCCGGAACCGGCGGAGATGCCGCGCATCGACGTCCTCTACGCGGCGCGAGGCGGCGACGAGGACCCGTTCGGCTGGATCGGCCCGGCCTGA
- a CDS encoding DUF397 domain-containing protein produces MKYRWRKSSYSEAQNGCVEIGSSPTVVGVRDSKLGDASPVLSFSPKAFRAFLATR; encoded by the coding sequence ATGAAGTACCGGTGGCGTAAGTCGTCCTACAGCGAAGCTCAGAACGGCTGTGTCGAGATCGGGTCCTCCCCCACCGTCGTCGGTGTGCGGGACTCCAAGTTGGGTGACGCGAGCCCTGTGCTTTCCTTCTCCCCCAAAGCGTTCAGGGCGTTCCTCGCGACCCGCTGA
- a CDS encoding helix-turn-helix domain-containing protein, producing the protein MVTSSSSPTVLKRWIAFELRKLREDRSISREEAAAAIKGSVPAIGHVETGRSLPKPLELERLLELYGVPERAEFFLDLRLRAKKGRDWWIGFDDSAVPEYFKLFLGLESSAVKIESWDAIVVPGLFQTPDYARAIIRGGRPEFPATEVEKRVELRMARQDEVLDQEDAPQVWAVISEAALRLRVGSPAILNAQLEHLVELREHPNIEMQVLPATAGAHTGAEGAFTVLTFPNELEHDPGCVYTETRAKGVYYEEPAQVMLYRDALTRLRVQADKPEDFARWVKQTAKDL; encoded by the coding sequence GTGGTGACCTCGTCCAGCAGCCCGACCGTGCTCAAGCGCTGGATCGCCTTCGAGCTGCGCAAACTGCGCGAGGACCGGAGCATCAGCCGGGAGGAGGCGGCAGCGGCGATCAAGGGCTCGGTGCCCGCGATCGGCCATGTGGAGACCGGCCGCTCCCTGCCGAAACCGCTGGAGTTGGAGCGGTTGCTGGAGCTGTACGGCGTGCCGGAACGGGCGGAATTCTTCCTCGACTTGCGGCTGCGCGCGAAGAAGGGCCGTGACTGGTGGATCGGCTTCGATGACTCGGCGGTGCCGGAGTACTTCAAGCTCTTCCTGGGGCTGGAGTCGTCGGCGGTGAAGATCGAGAGCTGGGACGCCATCGTGGTTCCCGGCCTGTTCCAGACACCTGACTACGCCCGCGCGATCATCCGGGGTGGCCGCCCCGAGTTCCCCGCCACCGAAGTGGAGAAGCGGGTAGAGCTGCGGATGGCGCGCCAGGACGAGGTGCTCGACCAGGAAGACGCTCCCCAGGTCTGGGCGGTGATCTCGGAGGCCGCGCTACGCCTGCGGGTCGGCAGTCCGGCGATCCTCAACGCTCAGTTGGAACACCTGGTGGAACTGCGCGAGCACCCGAACATCGAGATGCAGGTTCTGCCCGCGACCGCCGGTGCGCACACCGGCGCCGAAGGCGCCTTCACAGTGCTGACGTTCCCAAACGAGCTTGAGCATGACCCCGGTTGCGTGTACACCGAAACCAGGGCGAAGGGCGTCTACTACGAGGAGCCCGCGCAGGTAATGCTGTACCGGGACGCGTTGACCCGCCTGCGGGTCCAAGCGGACAAGCCGGAAGACTTCGCCCGCTGGGTCAAGCAGACTGCGAAGGACTTGTGA
- a CDS encoding DNA repair helicase XPB: MTDGPLIVQSDKTLLLEVEHPLSDDARTAIAPFAELERAPEHIHTYRVTPLALWNARAAGHDAEQVVDALVRFSRYPVPQPLLVDVVDTMGRFGRLQLANHPTHGLVLNSLDRAVLEEVLRHKKVKPMLGDRLDADTVVVHPSERGRLKQLLLKIGWPAEDLAGYVDGEAHPIGLVEDGWQLRDYQRLAARAFWAGGSGVVVLPCGAGKTLVGAAAMAEAGATTLILVTNTVAGRQWKRELVARTTLTEDEIGEYSGERKEIRPVTIATYQVITRKSKGEYRHLELFDSRDWGLIVYDEVHLLPAPVFRMTADLQSRRRLGLTATLVREDGQEGDVFSLIGPKRYDVPWRDIEAQGWIAPAECTEVRVTLTDNERLEYATSEPEERYKLCSTARTKLPVVQAILDRHPGEPTLVIGAYLDQLESLGEALNAPIIQGSTKNKEREALFDQFRRGELRTLVVSKVANFSIDLPEASVAVQVSGTFGSRQEEAQRLGRLLRPKGDGRQAHFYSVVSRDTLDTDYAAHRQRFLAEQGYAYKIVDADDLLGPKLPEIS; encoded by the coding sequence GTGACCGACGGCCCATTGATCGTCCAGTCGGACAAGACCCTGCTGCTGGAGGTCGAGCACCCGCTGTCGGACGACGCGCGCACCGCGATCGCGCCGTTCGCCGAGCTCGAACGTGCCCCCGAGCACATCCACACCTACCGGGTCACGCCGCTGGCGCTCTGGAACGCGCGCGCCGCCGGCCACGACGCCGAGCAGGTGGTCGACGCGCTGGTCCGGTTCTCCCGCTACCCCGTCCCGCAGCCGCTGCTGGTGGACGTGGTCGACACGATGGGCCGGTTCGGCCGGCTCCAGCTGGCCAACCACCCCACCCACGGCCTGGTCCTGAACTCACTGGACCGCGCGGTGCTGGAGGAGGTGCTCCGGCACAAGAAGGTCAAGCCGATGCTCGGCGACCGGCTCGACGCCGACACCGTGGTCGTGCACCCGAGCGAACGCGGCCGGCTCAAGCAGCTGCTGCTCAAGATCGGGTGGCCGGCGGAGGACCTGGCCGGGTACGTCGACGGCGAGGCCCACCCCATCGGGCTGGTCGAGGACGGCTGGCAGCTGCGCGACTACCAGCGGCTGGCCGCGCGGGCGTTCTGGGCGGGCGGTTCGGGCGTGGTCGTGCTGCCGTGCGGCGCGGGCAAGACGCTGGTCGGCGCGGCGGCGATGGCCGAGGCGGGCGCGACCACGTTGATCCTGGTGACGAACACCGTCGCCGGACGCCAGTGGAAGCGCGAGCTGGTCGCGCGGACGACGTTGACCGAGGACGAGATCGGCGAGTACTCGGGCGAGCGCAAGGAGATCCGCCCGGTCACCATCGCGACGTACCAGGTGATCACCCGCAAGTCGAAGGGCGAGTACCGGCACCTGGAGCTGTTCGACTCGCGGGACTGGGGCCTGATCGTCTACGACGAGGTGCACCTGCTGCCCGCGCCGGTCTTCCGGATGACCGCGGACCTCCAGTCACGGCGTCGGCTCGGGCTCACGGCGACGTTGGTGCGCGAGGACGGCCAGGAAGGCGACGTGTTCTCGCTGATCGGGCCGAAGCGGTACGACGTCCCGTGGCGGGACATCGAGGCGCAGGGCTGGATCGCGCCGGCCGAGTGCACCGAGGTCCGGGTGACGCTGACCGACAACGAACGCCTGGAGTACGCGACCTCCGAGCCGGAGGAGCGGTACAAGCTGTGCTCCACGGCGCGGACGAAGCTGCCCGTGGTGCAGGCGATCCTGGACCGGCACCCCGGCGAGCCGACGTTGGTGATCGGGGCGTACCTGGACCAGTTGGAGTCGCTGGGCGAGGCCCTGAACGCGCCGATCATCCAGGGATCGACCAAGAACAAGGAGCGCGAGGCGCTGTTCGACCAGTTCCGGCGCGGTGAGCTGCGGACGTTGGTGGTGTCGAAGGTGGCGAACTTCTCCATCGACCTGCCCGAGGCGTCGGTGGCCGTGCAGGTGTCGGGGACGTTCGGGTCTCGGCAGGAGGAGGCGCAGCGGCTCGGTCGGCTGTTGCGGCCCAAGGGTGACGGGCGGCAGGCGCACTTCTACTCGGTGGTGTCGAGGGACACGCTGGACACGGACTACGCGGCGCACCGACAGCGGTTCCTCGCCGAGCAGGGGTACGCGTACAAGATCGTGGACGCGGACGACCTGCTAGGCCCGAAGCTGCCCGAGATCAGCTGA
- a CDS encoding LppU/SCO3897 family protein, giving the protein MSTDTPASAPQYQNAPQGEAIPQAPKKPSVMSRILRAVLGLIVAGAVVYGINYFTSDAAQSKAGECASVTGTTSKPEFKVVDCGAAEANYTIGKVLGSTTESCNGDYDEYTESARRGPDSKLCLVPNLVEGKCYEEGTGMGYPAVDCAKSGAVKLVKLVKGAVDEAACGEATPMTFPEPKTTFCFGLPDSA; this is encoded by the coding sequence ATGAGCACGGACACGCCCGCGTCCGCCCCGCAGTACCAGAACGCCCCGCAGGGCGAGGCGATTCCCCAGGCTCCGAAGAAGCCGAGCGTCATGTCCCGCATCCTGCGGGCCGTCCTCGGCCTCATCGTGGCCGGCGCGGTGGTCTACGGCATCAACTACTTCACCAGCGACGCGGCCCAGTCCAAGGCCGGCGAGTGCGCCAGCGTGACCGGCACGACGTCGAAGCCGGAGTTCAAGGTCGTGGACTGCGGCGCGGCCGAGGCGAACTACACCATCGGCAAGGTGCTGGGCTCCACCACCGAGTCGTGCAACGGCGACTACGACGAGTACACCGAGTCCGCGCGTCGCGGCCCGGACTCGAAGCTCTGCCTCGTGCCGAACCTGGTCGAGGGCAAGTGCTACGAGGAGGGCACGGGGATGGGCTACCCGGCCGTCGACTGCGCCAAGTCCGGCGCGGTCAAGCTGGTCAAGCTGGTCAAGGGCGCCGTGGACGAGGCCGCGTGCGGCGAGGCGACTCCGATGACGTTCCCGGAGCCGAAGACGACGTTCTGCTTCGGGCTGCCCGACAGCGCCTGA
- a CDS encoding LppU/SCO3897 family protein — MSDESSRPSGDAPQAHSRSGGSVKKILVGVLAVVVIAAVAYGVRYLTNDAATAEAGDCVGVAAEADGRADVTTLDCDADKASFKVGKVLEATDDSCPEEGIYTEIVPNGAVGDGYKLCLIPNMAEGSCYGPAEASGFDKIECTGPETFKVTKVIQGSTDTTACPSGSGMAYPEPAVTYCLAAADS; from the coding sequence ATGAGCGACGAGTCGAGCCGGCCCTCCGGCGACGCGCCCCAGGCCCACTCCCGGTCCGGTGGCAGCGTGAAGAAGATCCTGGTCGGCGTGCTTGCCGTCGTGGTGATCGCCGCCGTCGCGTACGGGGTGCGCTATCTCACCAATGACGCCGCGACCGCCGAGGCCGGGGACTGCGTGGGCGTCGCGGCCGAGGCGGATGGCCGTGCGGACGTCACCACCCTGGACTGCGACGCGGACAAGGCGTCGTTCAAGGTCGGCAAGGTCCTCGAAGCGACCGACGACTCCTGCCCCGAAGAGGGCATCTACACCGAGATCGTGCCGAACGGCGCGGTCGGCGACGGCTACAAGCTGTGCCTGATCCCGAACATGGCCGAGGGCTCCTGCTACGGGCCGGCCGAGGCCAGCGGGTTCGACAAGATCGAGTGCACCGGGCCCGAGACGTTCAAGGTCACCAAGGTGATCCAGGGGTCCACCGACACGACGGCCTGTCCGAGCGGCTCCGGCATGGCCTACCCGGAACCGGCGGTCACGTACTGCCTGGCCGCCGCCGACAGCTGA
- a CDS encoding LppU/SCO3897 family protein has translation MRKIGWGVAAVGVLVAGAFAFTLLDGGPRSPEPGVCGHIERVNDADGAKYRAIDCAAESANVRVAKVVDDASQCPTGGSPYTIFTRSATLCLIPNFVEGACYEGDKTAGMRKVDCTKAEAVRVMSAAKGPTECANGHKVTYPEPAVTFCLVRVAEMR, from the coding sequence ATGCGGAAGATCGGATGGGGCGTCGCGGCGGTCGGGGTGCTGGTGGCGGGGGCGTTCGCGTTCACGCTGCTCGACGGCGGCCCCAGGAGTCCCGAGCCGGGCGTCTGCGGGCATATCGAACGGGTGAACGACGCCGACGGCGCCAAGTACCGGGCCATCGACTGCGCGGCCGAGAGCGCCAACGTGCGGGTCGCCAAGGTCGTGGACGACGCCTCCCAGTGCCCCACCGGCGGTTCGCCGTACACGATCTTCACCCGCTCGGCGACGTTGTGCCTGATCCCCAACTTCGTCGAGGGCGCCTGCTACGAGGGCGACAAGACCGCGGGCATGCGGAAGGTCGACTGCACGAAGGCCGAGGCGGTCCGCGTGATGAGCGCCGCCAAGGGACCCACGGAGTGCGCGAACGGGCACAAGGTCACGTACCCGGAGCCGGCCGTCACGTTCTGCCTGGTCCGGGTGGCGGAGATGCGCTGA
- a CDS encoding LppU/SCO3897 family protein, with the protein MTTPPNQPPYGPPQGFPPPQQPGWGSSPQGSPAQGFPAQPPVPPQYQQPGQQSGQQPGQPGFPQDPGYQGQPQYQQPQYQQPGQPGFAQDPGLQGQPQYQPGQPGQPGYQGHYPPGQPAYPQEPAPTKGTSRGAKTLIAAVGLGIVGVVVAGIIASTSAPAGAEVGDCIKVVSSTATSTKVDKIECSSMEATFKVGANLDRSTASCPSGDYAKYSDRGGRRSDGFALCLMLNAAEGECFKQEGTRSADAVKVTCDSSATHKVVKVSEGRSDENECASGEIVFVYSQPATTICLTEE; encoded by the coding sequence GTGACCACGCCCCCCAACCAGCCGCCCTACGGCCCGCCGCAGGGTTTCCCGCCACCTCAGCAGCCGGGCTGGGGGTCGTCGCCGCAGGGCTCGCCGGCGCAGGGCTTCCCGGCCCAGCCGCCCGTCCCGCCGCAGTACCAGCAGCCGGGTCAACAGTCGGGTCAACAGCCAGGTCAGCCCGGTTTCCCGCAGGACCCCGGCTACCAGGGGCAGCCGCAGTACCAGCAGCCGCAGTACCAGCAGCCAGGTCAGCCCGGCTTCGCGCAAGACCCCGGTCTCCAAGGCCAGCCGCAGTACCAGCCAGGCCAACCGGGTCAGCCCGGCTACCAGGGCCACTACCCGCCCGGTCAGCCCGCCTACCCCCAGGAGCCCGCCCCCACCAAGGGCACGTCACGCGGCGCGAAGACGTTGATCGCCGCGGTCGGTCTGGGCATCGTCGGCGTAGTCGTCGCCGGGATCATCGCGAGCACCTCCGCCCCGGCGGGCGCCGAGGTCGGCGACTGCATCAAGGTCGTCTCCTCCACCGCCACCTCGACCAAGGTGGACAAGATCGAGTGCTCCTCGATGGAAGCCACCTTCAAGGTCGGCGCCAACCTGGACCGCAGCACCGCCTCGTGCCCGTCCGGCGACTACGCCAAGTACAGCGACCGCGGCGGCCGGCGCAGTGACGGCTTCGCCCTCTGCCTGATGCTGAACGCCGCCGAGGGCGAGTGCTTCAAGCAGGAAGGCACGCGCTCGGCCGACGCCGTCAAGGTCACCTGCGATTCGAGTGCCACTCACAAGGTGGTGAAGGTCTCCGAAGGCCGGTCGGACGAGAACGAGTGCGCAAGTGGCGAAATCGTGTTCGTCTACTCACAGCCAGCGACCACGATCTGCTTGACCGAGGAGTGA
- a CDS encoding ABC transporter substrate-binding protein, which yields MERDTLRIGVLPVVDVAPLRLAYNNKLFEKAGLQVQLVPLNSEVEGIKQLDTTLDLTWSTHVTLFRSFAEGTALQLQGEAYQAGTNTMALVTLDEAYDSPGKLPSPRIAVPSSSDVGALTTKAVLKTAGVEKQRIKPEEMPFAQMVDALRAGQVDAAWMTEPYITQAQRDAGARILTDTAVGPTKDFPMSGYSSSKKFADTNPRTLALFRQVLRDAQEAASNDKLSVQNALTGYMDVDQQTAALVSVGTFPLSLNPVRLQRVADMMDTEEVLPERLDVGGLLPPGTTN from the coding sequence GTGGAGCGCGACACTCTGCGCATCGGTGTGCTGCCAGTGGTGGACGTCGCACCGCTCCGCCTCGCCTACAACAACAAGTTGTTCGAGAAGGCCGGCCTCCAGGTGCAGCTGGTGCCGCTGAACAGCGAGGTCGAGGGCATCAAGCAGCTCGACACCACGCTCGACCTGACGTGGTCCACGCACGTCACGCTGTTCCGCAGCTTCGCCGAGGGCACCGCGCTGCAGCTCCAGGGCGAGGCGTACCAGGCGGGCACGAACACGATGGCGCTGGTCACGCTGGACGAGGCGTACGACAGCCCCGGCAAGCTGCCCAGCCCGCGCATCGCCGTGCCGTCCAGCAGCGACGTCGGCGCGCTGACCACGAAGGCCGTGCTCAAGACGGCGGGCGTGGAGAAGCAGCGGATCAAGCCCGAGGAGATGCCGTTCGCGCAGATGGTGGACGCGCTGCGGGCCGGGCAGGTCGACGCGGCGTGGATGACCGAGCCGTACATCACGCAGGCCCAGCGCGACGCCGGCGCCCGCATCCTCACCGACACGGCGGTCGGCCCGACCAAGGATTTCCCCATGTCGGGTTACTCCTCGAGCAAGAAGTTCGCCGACACCAACCCGCGCACGCTGGCCCTGTTCCGGCAGGTCCTGCGGGACGCGCAGGAAGCGGCGTCGAACGACAAGCTGTCCGTGCAGAACGCGCTGACCGGCTACATGGACGTCGACCAGCAGACCGCGGCGCTGGTGTCGGTGGGCACGTTCCCGCTGTCGCTCAACCCGGTCCGGTTGCAGCGCGTCGCGGACATGATGGACACCGAAGAGGTGCTTCCGGAGCGGTTGGACGTCGGCGGATTGTTGCCGCCCGGAACCACCAACTGA